The proteins below come from a single Harpia harpyja isolate bHarHar1 chromosome 2, bHarHar1 primary haplotype, whole genome shotgun sequence genomic window:
- the RBPJ gene encoding recombining binding protein suppressor of hairless isoform X6, whose product MRKFGERPQPKRLTREAMRNYLKERGDQTVLILHAKVAQKSYGNEKRFFCPPPCVYLMGSGWKKKKEQMERDGCTEQESQPCAFIGIGNSDQEMQQLNLEGKNYCTAKTLYISDSDKRKHFMLSVKMFYGNSDDIGVFLSKRIKVISKPSKKKQSLKNADLCIASGTKVALFNRLRSQTVSTRYLHVEGGNFHASSQQWGAFYIHLLDDDESEGEEFTVRDGYIHYGQTVKLVCSVTGMALPRLIIRKVDKQTALLDADDPVSQLHKCAFYLKDTERMYLCLSQERIIQFQATPCPKEPNKEMINDGASWTIISTDKAEYTFYEGMGPVHAPVTPVPVVESLQLNGGGDVAMLELTGQNFTPNLRVWFGDVEAETMYRCAESMLCVVPDISAFREGWRWVRQPVQVPVTLVRNDGIIYSTSLTFTYTPEPGPRPHCSAAGAILRANSSLMASSETNTNSEGSYTNVSTNPTNVTSSTATVVS is encoded by the exons gaaatTTGGAGAGCGACCTCAACCAAAACGGCTCACCAG gGAAGCAATGCGAAATTATCTAAAGGAGCGAGGTGATCAAACAGTGCTAATACTCCATGCGAAAGTTGCGCAGAAGTCGTATGGAAATGAAAAAAG gttctTTTGTCCTCCTCCGTGTGTGTATCTTATGGGCAgtggatggaagaaaaaaaaagagcaaatggaaCGGGATGGTTGCACTGAGCAAGAGTCACAACCTTGCGCCTTCATTGGAATAGGAAACAGCGACcaagaaatgcagcagctgaaCTTGGAAGGAAAG AATTATTGCACTGCCAAAACATTGTACATATCAGACTCAGACAAGAGAAAGCACTTCATGTTATCGGTAAAAATGTTCTATGGCAATAGTGACGACATCGGTGTGTTCCTCAGTAAACGGATCAAAGTCATCTCTAAACCTTCTAAAAAGAAACAGTCACTGAAAAATGCAGACT TATGTATTGCGTCAGGGACAAAAGTGGCACTATTTAATAGACTTCGATCCCAAACAGTTAGCACCAGATATTTGCACGTAGAAGGTGGTAATTTCCATGCCAGTTCACAACAGTGGGGAGCATTTTACATTCACCTCT TGGATGATGATGAATCGGAAGGAGAAGAATTCACAGTGAGAGACGGCTACATTCATTATGGGCAGACTGTCAAACTTGTATGCTCAGTTACTGGCATGGCACTCCCAAGACTG ATAATTCGAAAAGTAGATAAACAAACAGCGTTATTGGATGCAGATGATCCAGTATCGCAGCTCCATAAATGTGCATTTTACCTTAAAGACACTGAGAGAATGTATTTGTGCCTTTCCCAGGAGAGAATAATCCAATTTCAA gcCACTCCATGCCCAAAAGAACCAAATAAAGAAATGATTAATGATGGAGCTTCTTGGACAATCATTAGCACAGATAAAGCAGAATACACATTTTATGAGGGGATGGGACCGGTCCATGCTCCAGTGACACCTGTGCCTGTTGTAGAAAGTCTTCaa TTGAATGGTGGTGGGGATGTAGCAATGTTGGAACTTACAGGACAGAACTTCACTCCAAATTTACGTGTCTGGTTTGGGGATGTGGAAGCTGAAACCATGTACAG ATGCGCAGAGAGCATGCTATGTGTTGTTCCAGACATTTCTGCATTTCGAGAGGGTTGGAGGTGGGTCCGTCAGCCAGTCCAGGTTCCAGTAACTTTGGTCCGTAACGATGGCATAATTTACTCCACCAGCCTTACCTTTACATACACACCGGAACCAGGGCCACGACCAcactgcagtgctgctggagcAATCCTCAGAGCCAACTCAAGCCTCATGGCTTCCAGTGAAACAAATACAAACAGCGAGGGAAGTTACACGAACGTCAGCACAAATCCAACCAATGTCACATCATCTACAGCAACTGTAGTTTCCTAA
- the RBPJ gene encoding recombining binding protein suppressor of hairless isoform X1 has protein sequence MFISWKFGERPQPKRLTREAMRNYLKERGDQTVLILHAKVAQKSYGNEKRFFCPPPCVYLMGSGWKKKKEQMERDGCTEQESQPCAFIGIGNSDQEMQQLNLEGKNYCTAKTLYISDSDKRKHFMLSVKMFYGNSDDIGVFLSKRIKVISKPSKKKQSLKNADLCIASGTKVALFNRLRSQTVSTRYLHVEGGNFHASSQQWGAFYIHLLDDDESEGEEFTVRDGYIHYGQTVKLVCSVTGMALPRLIIRKVDKQTALLDADDPVSQLHKCAFYLKDTERMYLCLSQERIIQFQATPCPKEPNKEMINDGASWTIISTDKAEYTFYEGMGPVHAPVTPVPVVESLQLNGGGDVAMLELTGQNFTPNLRVWFGDVEAETMYRCAESMLCVVPDISAFREGWRWVRQPVQVPVTLVRNDGIIYSTSLTFTYTPEPGPRPHCSAAGAILRANSSLMASSETNTNSEGSYTNVSTNPTNVTSSTATVVS, from the exons gaaatTTGGAGAGCGACCTCAACCAAAACGGCTCACCAG gGAAGCAATGCGAAATTATCTAAAGGAGCGAGGTGATCAAACAGTGCTAATACTCCATGCGAAAGTTGCGCAGAAGTCGTATGGAAATGAAAAAAG gttctTTTGTCCTCCTCCGTGTGTGTATCTTATGGGCAgtggatggaagaaaaaaaaagagcaaatggaaCGGGATGGTTGCACTGAGCAAGAGTCACAACCTTGCGCCTTCATTGGAATAGGAAACAGCGACcaagaaatgcagcagctgaaCTTGGAAGGAAAG AATTATTGCACTGCCAAAACATTGTACATATCAGACTCAGACAAGAGAAAGCACTTCATGTTATCGGTAAAAATGTTCTATGGCAATAGTGACGACATCGGTGTGTTCCTCAGTAAACGGATCAAAGTCATCTCTAAACCTTCTAAAAAGAAACAGTCACTGAAAAATGCAGACT TATGTATTGCGTCAGGGACAAAAGTGGCACTATTTAATAGACTTCGATCCCAAACAGTTAGCACCAGATATTTGCACGTAGAAGGTGGTAATTTCCATGCCAGTTCACAACAGTGGGGAGCATTTTACATTCACCTCT TGGATGATGATGAATCGGAAGGAGAAGAATTCACAGTGAGAGACGGCTACATTCATTATGGGCAGACTGTCAAACTTGTATGCTCAGTTACTGGCATGGCACTCCCAAGACTG ATAATTCGAAAAGTAGATAAACAAACAGCGTTATTGGATGCAGATGATCCAGTATCGCAGCTCCATAAATGTGCATTTTACCTTAAAGACACTGAGAGAATGTATTTGTGCCTTTCCCAGGAGAGAATAATCCAATTTCAA gcCACTCCATGCCCAAAAGAACCAAATAAAGAAATGATTAATGATGGAGCTTCTTGGACAATCATTAGCACAGATAAAGCAGAATACACATTTTATGAGGGGATGGGACCGGTCCATGCTCCAGTGACACCTGTGCCTGTTGTAGAAAGTCTTCaa TTGAATGGTGGTGGGGATGTAGCAATGTTGGAACTTACAGGACAGAACTTCACTCCAAATTTACGTGTCTGGTTTGGGGATGTGGAAGCTGAAACCATGTACAG ATGCGCAGAGAGCATGCTATGTGTTGTTCCAGACATTTCTGCATTTCGAGAGGGTTGGAGGTGGGTCCGTCAGCCAGTCCAGGTTCCAGTAACTTTGGTCCGTAACGATGGCATAATTTACTCCACCAGCCTTACCTTTACATACACACCGGAACCAGGGCCACGACCAcactgcagtgctgctggagcAATCCTCAGAGCCAACTCAAGCCTCATGGCTTCCAGTGAAACAAATACAAACAGCGAGGGAAGTTACACGAACGTCAGCACAAATCCAACCAATGTCACATCATCTACAGCAACTGTAGTTTCCTAA
- the RBPJ gene encoding recombining binding protein suppressor of hairless isoform X2: MNNNRSTAGIQYAISPAVLHCVLPPSPHLEFCCLLKFGERPQPKRLTREAMRNYLKERGDQTVLILHAKVAQKSYGNEKRFFCPPPCVYLMGSGWKKKKEQMERDGCTEQESQPCAFIGIGNSDQEMQQLNLEGKNYCTAKTLYISDSDKRKHFMLSVKMFYGNSDDIGVFLSKRIKVISKPSKKKQSLKNADLCIASGTKVALFNRLRSQTVSTRYLHVEGGNFHASSQQWGAFYIHLLDDDESEGEEFTVRDGYIHYGQTVKLVCSVTGMALPRLIIRKVDKQTALLDADDPVSQLHKCAFYLKDTERMYLCLSQERIIQFQATPCPKEPNKEMINDGASWTIISTDKAEYTFYEGMGPVHAPVTPVPVVESLQLNGGGDVAMLELTGQNFTPNLRVWFGDVEAETMYRCAESMLCVVPDISAFREGWRWVRQPVQVPVTLVRNDGIIYSTSLTFTYTPEPGPRPHCSAAGAILRANSSLMASSETNTNSEGSYTNVSTNPTNVTSSTATVVS; the protein is encoded by the exons gaaatTTGGAGAGCGACCTCAACCAAAACGGCTCACCAG gGAAGCAATGCGAAATTATCTAAAGGAGCGAGGTGATCAAACAGTGCTAATACTCCATGCGAAAGTTGCGCAGAAGTCGTATGGAAATGAAAAAAG gttctTTTGTCCTCCTCCGTGTGTGTATCTTATGGGCAgtggatggaagaaaaaaaaagagcaaatggaaCGGGATGGTTGCACTGAGCAAGAGTCACAACCTTGCGCCTTCATTGGAATAGGAAACAGCGACcaagaaatgcagcagctgaaCTTGGAAGGAAAG AATTATTGCACTGCCAAAACATTGTACATATCAGACTCAGACAAGAGAAAGCACTTCATGTTATCGGTAAAAATGTTCTATGGCAATAGTGACGACATCGGTGTGTTCCTCAGTAAACGGATCAAAGTCATCTCTAAACCTTCTAAAAAGAAACAGTCACTGAAAAATGCAGACT TATGTATTGCGTCAGGGACAAAAGTGGCACTATTTAATAGACTTCGATCCCAAACAGTTAGCACCAGATATTTGCACGTAGAAGGTGGTAATTTCCATGCCAGTTCACAACAGTGGGGAGCATTTTACATTCACCTCT TGGATGATGATGAATCGGAAGGAGAAGAATTCACAGTGAGAGACGGCTACATTCATTATGGGCAGACTGTCAAACTTGTATGCTCAGTTACTGGCATGGCACTCCCAAGACTG ATAATTCGAAAAGTAGATAAACAAACAGCGTTATTGGATGCAGATGATCCAGTATCGCAGCTCCATAAATGTGCATTTTACCTTAAAGACACTGAGAGAATGTATTTGTGCCTTTCCCAGGAGAGAATAATCCAATTTCAA gcCACTCCATGCCCAAAAGAACCAAATAAAGAAATGATTAATGATGGAGCTTCTTGGACAATCATTAGCACAGATAAAGCAGAATACACATTTTATGAGGGGATGGGACCGGTCCATGCTCCAGTGACACCTGTGCCTGTTGTAGAAAGTCTTCaa TTGAATGGTGGTGGGGATGTAGCAATGTTGGAACTTACAGGACAGAACTTCACTCCAAATTTACGTGTCTGGTTTGGGGATGTGGAAGCTGAAACCATGTACAG ATGCGCAGAGAGCATGCTATGTGTTGTTCCAGACATTTCTGCATTTCGAGAGGGTTGGAGGTGGGTCCGTCAGCCAGTCCAGGTTCCAGTAACTTTGGTCCGTAACGATGGCATAATTTACTCCACCAGCCTTACCTTTACATACACACCGGAACCAGGGCCACGACCAcactgcagtgctgctggagcAATCCTCAGAGCCAACTCAAGCCTCATGGCTTCCAGTGAAACAAATACAAACAGCGAGGGAAGTTACACGAACGTCAGCACAAATCCAACCAATGTCACATCATCTACAGCAACTGTAGTTTCCTAA
- the RBPJ gene encoding recombining binding protein suppressor of hairless isoform X4, translated as MAPVVTGKFGERPQPKRLTREAMRNYLKERGDQTVLILHAKVAQKSYGNEKRFFCPPPCVYLMGSGWKKKKEQMERDGCTEQESQPCAFIGIGNSDQEMQQLNLEGKNYCTAKTLYISDSDKRKHFMLSVKMFYGNSDDIGVFLSKRIKVISKPSKKKQSLKNADLCIASGTKVALFNRLRSQTVSTRYLHVEGGNFHASSQQWGAFYIHLLDDDESEGEEFTVRDGYIHYGQTVKLVCSVTGMALPRLIIRKVDKQTALLDADDPVSQLHKCAFYLKDTERMYLCLSQERIIQFQATPCPKEPNKEMINDGASWTIISTDKAEYTFYEGMGPVHAPVTPVPVVESLQLNGGGDVAMLELTGQNFTPNLRVWFGDVEAETMYRCAESMLCVVPDISAFREGWRWVRQPVQVPVTLVRNDGIIYSTSLTFTYTPEPGPRPHCSAAGAILRANSSLMASSETNTNSEGSYTNVSTNPTNVTSSTATVVS; from the exons gaaatTTGGAGAGCGACCTCAACCAAAACGGCTCACCAG gGAAGCAATGCGAAATTATCTAAAGGAGCGAGGTGATCAAACAGTGCTAATACTCCATGCGAAAGTTGCGCAGAAGTCGTATGGAAATGAAAAAAG gttctTTTGTCCTCCTCCGTGTGTGTATCTTATGGGCAgtggatggaagaaaaaaaaagagcaaatggaaCGGGATGGTTGCACTGAGCAAGAGTCACAACCTTGCGCCTTCATTGGAATAGGAAACAGCGACcaagaaatgcagcagctgaaCTTGGAAGGAAAG AATTATTGCACTGCCAAAACATTGTACATATCAGACTCAGACAAGAGAAAGCACTTCATGTTATCGGTAAAAATGTTCTATGGCAATAGTGACGACATCGGTGTGTTCCTCAGTAAACGGATCAAAGTCATCTCTAAACCTTCTAAAAAGAAACAGTCACTGAAAAATGCAGACT TATGTATTGCGTCAGGGACAAAAGTGGCACTATTTAATAGACTTCGATCCCAAACAGTTAGCACCAGATATTTGCACGTAGAAGGTGGTAATTTCCATGCCAGTTCACAACAGTGGGGAGCATTTTACATTCACCTCT TGGATGATGATGAATCGGAAGGAGAAGAATTCACAGTGAGAGACGGCTACATTCATTATGGGCAGACTGTCAAACTTGTATGCTCAGTTACTGGCATGGCACTCCCAAGACTG ATAATTCGAAAAGTAGATAAACAAACAGCGTTATTGGATGCAGATGATCCAGTATCGCAGCTCCATAAATGTGCATTTTACCTTAAAGACACTGAGAGAATGTATTTGTGCCTTTCCCAGGAGAGAATAATCCAATTTCAA gcCACTCCATGCCCAAAAGAACCAAATAAAGAAATGATTAATGATGGAGCTTCTTGGACAATCATTAGCACAGATAAAGCAGAATACACATTTTATGAGGGGATGGGACCGGTCCATGCTCCAGTGACACCTGTGCCTGTTGTAGAAAGTCTTCaa TTGAATGGTGGTGGGGATGTAGCAATGTTGGAACTTACAGGACAGAACTTCACTCCAAATTTACGTGTCTGGTTTGGGGATGTGGAAGCTGAAACCATGTACAG ATGCGCAGAGAGCATGCTATGTGTTGTTCCAGACATTTCTGCATTTCGAGAGGGTTGGAGGTGGGTCCGTCAGCCAGTCCAGGTTCCAGTAACTTTGGTCCGTAACGATGGCATAATTTACTCCACCAGCCTTACCTTTACATACACACCGGAACCAGGGCCACGACCAcactgcagtgctgctggagcAATCCTCAGAGCCAACTCAAGCCTCATGGCTTCCAGTGAAACAAATACAAACAGCGAGGGAAGTTACACGAACGTCAGCACAAATCCAACCAATGTCACATCATCTACAGCAACTGTAGTTTCCTAA
- the RBPJ gene encoding recombining binding protein suppressor of hairless isoform X3: protein MRNYLKERGDQTVLILHAKVAQKSYGNEKRFFCPPPCVYLMGSGWKKKKEQMERDGCTEQESQPCAFIGIGNSDQEMQQLNLEGKNYCTAKTLYISDSDKRKHFMLSVKMFYGNSDDIGVFLSKRIKVISKPSKKKQSLKNADLCIASGTKVALFNRLRSQTVSTRYLHVEGGNFHASSQQWGAFYIHLLDDDESEGEEFTVRDGYIHYGQTVKLVCSVTGMALPRLIIRKVDKQTALLDADDPVSQLHKCAFYLKDTERMYLCLSQERIIQFQATPCPKEPNKEMINDGASWTIISTDKAEYTFYEGMGPVHAPVTPVPVVESLQLNGGGDVAMLELTGQNFTPNLRVWFGDVEAETMYRCAESMLCVVPDISAFREGWRWVRQPVQVPVTLVRNDGIIYSTSLTFTYTPEPGPRPHCSAAGAILRANSSLMASSETNTNSEGSYTNVSTNPTNVTSSTATVVS, encoded by the exons ATGCGAAATTATCTAAAGGAGCGAGGTGATCAAACAGTGCTAATACTCCATGCGAAAGTTGCGCAGAAGTCGTATGGAAATGAAAAAAG gttctTTTGTCCTCCTCCGTGTGTGTATCTTATGGGCAgtggatggaagaaaaaaaaagagcaaatggaaCGGGATGGTTGCACTGAGCAAGAGTCACAACCTTGCGCCTTCATTGGAATAGGAAACAGCGACcaagaaatgcagcagctgaaCTTGGAAGGAAAG AATTATTGCACTGCCAAAACATTGTACATATCAGACTCAGACAAGAGAAAGCACTTCATGTTATCGGTAAAAATGTTCTATGGCAATAGTGACGACATCGGTGTGTTCCTCAGTAAACGGATCAAAGTCATCTCTAAACCTTCTAAAAAGAAACAGTCACTGAAAAATGCAGACT TATGTATTGCGTCAGGGACAAAAGTGGCACTATTTAATAGACTTCGATCCCAAACAGTTAGCACCAGATATTTGCACGTAGAAGGTGGTAATTTCCATGCCAGTTCACAACAGTGGGGAGCATTTTACATTCACCTCT TGGATGATGATGAATCGGAAGGAGAAGAATTCACAGTGAGAGACGGCTACATTCATTATGGGCAGACTGTCAAACTTGTATGCTCAGTTACTGGCATGGCACTCCCAAGACTG ATAATTCGAAAAGTAGATAAACAAACAGCGTTATTGGATGCAGATGATCCAGTATCGCAGCTCCATAAATGTGCATTTTACCTTAAAGACACTGAGAGAATGTATTTGTGCCTTTCCCAGGAGAGAATAATCCAATTTCAA gcCACTCCATGCCCAAAAGAACCAAATAAAGAAATGATTAATGATGGAGCTTCTTGGACAATCATTAGCACAGATAAAGCAGAATACACATTTTATGAGGGGATGGGACCGGTCCATGCTCCAGTGACACCTGTGCCTGTTGTAGAAAGTCTTCaa TTGAATGGTGGTGGGGATGTAGCAATGTTGGAACTTACAGGACAGAACTTCACTCCAAATTTACGTGTCTGGTTTGGGGATGTGGAAGCTGAAACCATGTACAG ATGCGCAGAGAGCATGCTATGTGTTGTTCCAGACATTTCTGCATTTCGAGAGGGTTGGAGGTGGGTCCGTCAGCCAGTCCAGGTTCCAGTAACTTTGGTCCGTAACGATGGCATAATTTACTCCACCAGCCTTACCTTTACATACACACCGGAACCAGGGCCACGACCAcactgcagtgctgctggagcAATCCTCAGAGCCAACTCAAGCCTCATGGCTTCCAGTGAAACAAATACAAACAGCGAGGGAAGTTACACGAACGTCAGCACAAATCCAACCAATGTCACATCATCTACAGCAACTGTAGTTTCCTAA